A single window of Acidobacteriota bacterium DNA harbors:
- a CDS encoding diguanylate cyclase, with amino-acid sequence MSMERDGKATAHKLRITAVILVTAFATLLVFSQWWGRKFRADHTVGILIENKLRITGVTPGLPAERGGLLVGDQIVAVNGQPVSSNSEYDRAAAGYQAGQPAQLQVRRGDETLTFTIRPGVEFPWGEFIESLAIVLAYLGIGILAFLLPPPDTRKLLLFMFTAAIAFEFALPPFSLIGSPMVELATGVLFYLFTGLQFATELHLASSIPDVHPWIARRPWLIRLFYVVGIGLGVYAALTILNFVLGWQSFLGALPFGGYIIDYYLFPVWALSLLLLLGTQAIRYPTPLGRHQALLVLLGTSPWLLYALYTSTSGLFGLPLPEWLETYWPLIVFPFPVAIFIAMYRYQLFDIQVVVRKGLMYSALTGALVLIFYGSLGAGSFLLTRLLPGGTSSIWLFAGTALVLGLVFQPLREVFQHMVDARFFPEQRAFRQQLLDLASQLPAHGKVPRMGRHLVAQLQEIFELRSAAVLSLDPATGILSPLAAVVHADEPIPAGDPLIISRQDPGIELLSKIQRPLPVERITAKETRLAGLLEHYGTAIVVPLFGAQALSGLLLVGRKRSGQQFRAEQVDMLSFLARHVGMVFENARLYESATYDSLTGMLRREAVFERLAQEIRRATRYGRPLAVGMADMDFFKLVNDNFGHPTGDITLKRVAQVLTGALRGTDFVGRYGGEEFLLILPETDLRSATEVAERIRGVIEAMVCQSPDGTPFRVTISIGIATLSLESGDEQGALDQLVQQADEALMAAKARGRNRIETYPVTSTD; translated from the coding sequence ATGTCCATGGAACGAGACGGCAAGGCCACCGCCCATAAGCTGCGCATCACCGCGGTGATCCTGGTCACCGCCTTCGCCACCCTGCTGGTGTTCAGTCAGTGGTGGGGCCGCAAGTTTCGCGCCGACCACACGGTGGGCATCCTGATCGAGAACAAGTTGCGCATCACGGGCGTGACTCCCGGCCTGCCCGCCGAGCGGGGCGGTCTGCTCGTGGGCGACCAAATCGTCGCCGTCAACGGCCAGCCTGTGAGCAGCAACTCCGAGTACGACCGCGCCGCCGCCGGATACCAAGCGGGTCAGCCCGCCCAGCTGCAGGTCCGTCGGGGCGACGAGACACTGACGTTCACCATCCGGCCGGGCGTCGAGTTTCCCTGGGGAGAGTTCATCGAGAGCCTGGCCATCGTGCTGGCGTACCTCGGCATCGGCATCCTGGCGTTCCTGCTTCCGCCGCCGGACACCCGCAAGTTGCTCCTGTTCATGTTCACCGCGGCCATTGCCTTCGAATTCGCCCTCCCGCCGTTCAGCCTCATCGGCAGCCCCATGGTGGAACTGGCCACCGGCGTCCTGTTCTACCTGTTCACCGGCCTCCAGTTCGCCACCGAACTGCATTTGGCCAGCTCCATCCCCGACGTCCACCCGTGGATAGCCAGGCGCCCGTGGCTGATCCGCCTGTTCTACGTGGTCGGAATCGGCCTCGGTGTCTATGCCGCCCTGACCATTCTGAATTTTGTGCTGGGCTGGCAGTCGTTCCTCGGGGCGCTGCCGTTCGGCGGTTACATCATCGATTACTACCTGTTCCCTGTCTGGGCGCTGTCGCTGTTGCTCCTCCTCGGCACCCAGGCGATCCGGTATCCGACGCCGCTGGGTCGCCACCAGGCGCTGCTGGTCCTGCTCGGCACCTCGCCCTGGCTGCTCTATGCGCTCTACACGTCGACATCAGGTCTGTTCGGCCTACCCCTGCCGGAGTGGCTGGAAACGTACTGGCCGCTCATCGTCTTCCCCTTCCCAGTGGCGATTTTCATCGCCATGTACCGCTACCAGCTGTTCGACATCCAGGTGGTGGTGCGCAAGGGGCTCATGTACTCCGCCCTCACCGGCGCGCTGGTGCTGATCTTCTACGGTTCGCTGGGCGCCGGCAGCTTCCTGCTCACCCGCCTCCTGCCCGGCGGCACGTCATCCATCTGGCTGTTCGCAGGCACGGCCCTGGTGCTGGGCCTGGTGTTCCAGCCGCTGCGCGAGGTGTTCCAGCACATGGTGGACGCGCGGTTCTTCCCCGAGCAGCGGGCCTTCCGCCAGCAACTGCTGGACCTGGCCAGCCAGCTCCCGGCCCACGGCAAGGTGCCCCGGATGGGCCGCCACCTGGTGGCCCAGCTTCAGGAAATCTTCGAGCTCCGGTCGGCCGCCGTGCTCTCGCTGGACCCGGCCACCGGCATCCTGTCGCCGCTTGCGGCCGTGGTGCACGCCGACGAGCCCATCCCCGCCGGTGACCCGCTCATCATCAGCCGGCAGGATCCGGGCATCGAGCTGTTGAGCAAAATTCAGCGGCCGCTCCCCGTGGAGCGCATCACGGCCAAGGAGACGCGCCTGGCCGGCCTGCTGGAGCATTACGGCACCGCCATCGTCGTGCCGCTCTTCGGCGCCCAGGCGCTGAGCGGCCTCCTGCTCGTGGGCCGGAAGCGGAGCGGCCAGCAGTTCCGGGCCGAGCAGGTGGATATGCTGAGCTTCCTGGCCCGCCACGTGGGGATGGTATTCGAAAACGCCCGGCTCTACGAATCGGCCACCTATGACAGCCTCACCGGCATGCTGCGGCGGGAGGCGGTCTTCGAGCGGCTGGCGCAGGAGATCCGGCGCGCCACCCGGTACGGCCGGCCGCTGGCCGTGGGCATGGCCGACATGGATTTCTTCAAGTTGGTCAACGACAACTTCGGCCATCCCACCGGGGACATCACCCTCAAGCGCGTGGCCCAGGTCCTCACCGGGGCGCTCCGGGGCACCGACTTCGTCGGCCGGTACGGCGGCGAAGAGTTCCTGCTGATCCTGCCCGAGACCGACCTCCGCAGCGCCACCGAGGTCGCTGAACGGATCCGCGGGGTCATCGAAGCGATGGTGTGCCAGTCTCCGGACGGCACGCCCTTCCGGGTGACGATCTCCATCGGCATCGCCACGCTGTCGCTGGAGAGCGGCGACGAGCAGGGCGCCCTCGACCAGCTGGTGCAACAGGCTGACGAGGCGCTGATGGCGGCCAAGGCCCGCGGCCGCAACCGCATCGAGACGTACCCCGTCACAAGCACCGACTGA
- a CDS encoding DUF2914 domain-containing protein: MKHVARCAFLTAALALLAGAAAAQAVAGPMVKLDRFVVCANVENREPVGEADTFPATTEKVFAFVELKEVAVDTEIAVVWFHDEREAGRTTLAVRQGARWRTHAYKTLHNRTGAWRVEVLDAGGAKLGDASFTVE; the protein is encoded by the coding sequence ATGAAACACGTTGCGCGATGCGCGTTTCTGACAGCGGCGCTGGCGCTGCTGGCCGGCGCGGCGGCCGCCCAGGCGGTCGCCGGGCCCATGGTGAAACTGGACCGGTTCGTCGTCTGCGCCAACGTGGAGAACCGCGAGCCGGTGGGCGAGGCAGACACGTTCCCCGCCACTACCGAGAAGGTGTTCGCCTTCGTGGAATTGAAAGAGGTCGCGGTGGACACTGAGATCGCCGTCGTCTGGTTTCACGACGAGCGCGAAGCGGGCCGGACCACCCTGGCAGTCCGGCAAGGAGCGCGCTGGCGCACCCACGCCTACAAGACGCTTCACAACCGCACCGGCGCCTGGCGGGTCGAGGTGCTCGATGCCGGCGGCGCCAAGCTGGGCGATGCTTCATTCACGGTGGAATAG
- a CDS encoding VWA domain-containing protein, translated as MNTRTARHTLLVLALLLAAAAAPAAAAVQADTPAAAAEAPRIEVCFVLDTTGSMGGLIEGAKLKIWSIANQMVSAKPTPRLKIALIGYRDRGDEYVTRFYDLSEDIDAVYANLQKFQAGGGGDTPESVNQALHEAVAKVAWSADRGVLKIIFLVGDCPPHMDYPDDVKYPKTCEAAVKKDLIINTVQCGNHGETTPVWQDIAGRAEGKFVAIGQSGDMQVVSTPMDAELAKLNAEVGRTLVPYGSERKRGEVMAKQVAAEAAAAPAAADRLAYNASTGKAVQGGGDLVDDLKDNRVKLEEVKADELPAEMKNLTKEQQAAYLKAKAEERRKIQARIAELVKKRQEYINEEMRKAAGKGGFDEQVRAIVTEQAKSKGIQYATGDK; from the coding sequence ATGAACACCCGAACCGCCCGTCACACCCTCCTGGTCCTGGCGCTGCTCCTGGCGGCTGCGGCCGCCCCGGCCGCGGCCGCCGTCCAGGCCGACACGCCCGCCGCCGCCGCGGAGGCGCCCCGGATCGAGGTCTGTTTCGTGCTGGACACCACCGGCTCCATGGGCGGCCTCATCGAGGGGGCCAAGCTCAAGATCTGGTCCATCGCCAACCAAATGGTTTCAGCCAAACCGACGCCCAGGCTCAAGATCGCCCTCATCGGCTACCGCGACCGGGGCGACGAATATGTCACCCGCTTCTACGACCTGAGCGAGGACATCGACGCCGTCTATGCCAACCTCCAGAAGTTCCAGGCCGGCGGCGGCGGCGACACCCCCGAGTCGGTGAACCAGGCGCTGCACGAGGCCGTGGCCAAGGTGGCCTGGAGTGCCGATCGGGGCGTGCTCAAGATCATCTTCCTGGTGGGCGACTGCCCGCCCCACATGGACTACCCCGATGACGTCAAGTACCCGAAGACCTGCGAGGCTGCCGTCAAGAAGGACCTGATCATCAACACCGTCCAGTGCGGCAATCACGGCGAGACCACCCCCGTCTGGCAGGACATCGCCGGCCGCGCCGAAGGGAAGTTTGTGGCCATCGGCCAGTCGGGCGACATGCAGGTGGTGAGCACGCCCATGGACGCCGAGCTGGCGAAACTCAACGCCGAAGTCGGCCGCACCCTGGTCCCCTATGGCAGCGAGAGGAAACGGGGCGAGGTCATGGCCAAGCAGGTGGCCGCCGAGGCCGCCGCCGCGCCCGCCGCGGCCGACCGCCTGGCCTACAACGCCAGCACCGGCAAGGCCGTTCAGGGCGGCGGCGACCTGGTGGACGACCTGAAGGACAACCGGGTCAAGCTCGAGGAGGTAAAGGCGGACGAACTCCCCGCCGAGATGAAAAATCTGACCAAAGAGCAGCAGGCGGCCTACCTCAAGGCCAAGGCCGAGGAGCGCCGGAAAATCCAGGCCCGAATCGCCGAGCTGGTGAAGAAGCGCCAGGAATACATCAACGAGGAGATGCGCAAGGCGGCGGGCAAGGGCGGCTTCGACGAGCAGGTGCGCGCCATCGTCACCGAGCAGGCCAAGAGCAAGGGCATCCAATACGCCACCGGCGACAAATGA
- a CDS encoding cation-efflux pump: MQSGGVTRVESTDLQRQAANREKRLVALSSVLAAVFLTGIKLGVGIWTNSLGILSEAAHSGLDLVAAAVTLWAVRVSGHPADRDHTYGHGKVENLSALFETLLLFLTCAWIIYEAFRRLFSPEPVVVDASVWAFLVVITSIVVDVSRSRALRRVAEKYGSQALEADALHFSTDIYSSLVVLVGLAGVRAAAAFHLPVLEKMDALAALGVAVIVVWVSFQLGLRSVRDLLDAVPRDLPERMTGLIRSVPGVARVIQLRVRRSGPDLFADVTVAAASGLPLERVHAIADAVETAIRDAHPRADVVVHVEPDAAGTEGMVAAVRLQASRLGLAAHAVRFYERDARRSVELHLEVDEGLSLDEAHGQADRFEQALRRELPGIADVVTHLEPVGDGSAACRAEAIPAGRIHDAIAEFLAGEAIAAQPHDLQVQRLADGLSVSLHCALDPGTGIRDAHDLTERMERFLKARVSGVARVVVHTEPRDA; this comes from the coding sequence ATGCAGTCGGGCGGAGTGACGCGGGTGGAATCCACGGATCTTCAGCGACAAGCGGCCAATCGCGAAAAGCGCCTCGTGGCCCTGAGCTCGGTGCTTGCGGCCGTCTTCCTCACCGGGATCAAGCTGGGCGTGGGCATCTGGACCAACAGCCTCGGCATCCTGTCGGAGGCGGCCCACTCGGGCCTGGACCTGGTGGCGGCGGCGGTAACGCTTTGGGCGGTCCGTGTGTCGGGCCATCCGGCCGACCGGGACCACACTTACGGCCACGGCAAGGTGGAGAACCTGTCGGCGCTGTTCGAGACACTGCTCCTGTTCCTGACCTGCGCCTGGATCATCTATGAGGCCTTCCGCCGGCTGTTCAGCCCGGAGCCGGTGGTGGTGGACGCCAGCGTCTGGGCGTTCCTGGTAGTCATCACGTCCATTGTCGTGGACGTGTCACGGTCCCGGGCCCTGCGGCGGGTGGCGGAAAAGTACGGGAGCCAGGCTCTGGAGGCCGACGCGCTCCATTTTTCCACCGACATCTACTCGTCGCTGGTGGTTCTGGTGGGCCTGGCCGGGGTGCGTGCCGCCGCCGCGTTCCACCTGCCGGTGCTCGAGAAGATGGATGCCCTGGCGGCACTCGGCGTGGCGGTGATCGTGGTGTGGGTGAGTTTCCAGCTCGGGCTGCGGTCGGTGCGCGACCTGCTGGACGCCGTGCCCCGCGACCTGCCCGAACGGATGACCGGCCTGATCCGGAGCGTGCCCGGCGTGGCGCGGGTGATCCAGTTGCGCGTGCGGCGGAGCGGGCCTGACCTGTTCGCCGACGTGACGGTGGCGGCTGCGTCGGGACTGCCGCTGGAGCGCGTCCATGCCATTGCCGACGCGGTGGAGACGGCGATCCGGGACGCCCATCCCCGGGCGGACGTCGTCGTCCACGTGGAACCCGACGCTGCGGGGACTGAGGGGATGGTGGCCGCGGTGCGCCTCCAAGCATCCCGTCTGGGCCTGGCCGCCCACGCGGTGCGGTTCTACGAGCGGGACGCCAGGCGGTCGGTGGAACTGCACCTGGAGGTGGACGAGGGGCTGAGCCTGGACGAGGCCCACGGCCAGGCCGACCGGTTCGAGCAGGCCCTGCGGCGGGAGCTGCCCGGAATCGCTGACGTGGTGACCCACCTGGAGCCGGTGGGCGACGGCTCGGCGGCCTGCCGGGCGGAGGCCATTCCCGCCGGCCGCATCCACGACGCGATCGCCGAGTTCCTGGCCGGCGAGGCCATCGCGGCGCAACCGCATGACCTGCAGGTCCAGCGGCTGGCTGATGGACTGTCGGTCTCGCTACACTGCGCCCTCGACCCAGGGACCGGCATCCGCGACGCCCACGACCTGACCGAGCGCATGGAGCGCTTCCTGAAGGCGCGCGTGTCCGGCGTGGCGCGGGTGGTTGTCCACACCGAGCCGCGGGACGCGTGA
- a CDS encoding DUF1232 domain-containing protein: protein MAQDDNQQAVPRPLQQMAESFDDSDREYIARKLPGKLAQLERAHRDVGYINRLLRRARLFFDLLFDKSFKTSWKVYAVSGAALLYFLNPLDIIPDVIIGIGWLDDAYVLGWVMKIYNDEIERYIAFRGLSDREYR from the coding sequence ATGGCCCAAGACGACAACCAGCAGGCAGTGCCCCGGCCCCTGCAGCAGATGGCCGAGTCGTTCGACGACAGCGACCGCGAGTACATCGCCCGGAAGCTGCCGGGAAAACTGGCGCAACTCGAGCGGGCCCACCGCGACGTGGGCTACATCAACCGGCTGCTCCGCCGGGCGCGGCTCTTCTTCGACCTGCTGTTCGACAAGTCGTTCAAGACGAGCTGGAAGGTCTATGCCGTGAGTGGTGCGGCGCTGCTCTATTTCCTCAACCCGCTCGATATCATCCCGGACGTGATCATCGGGATCGGCTGGCTTGACGACGCCTACGTCCTGGGCTGGGTGATGAAGATCTACAACGACGAGATCGAGCGCTACATCGCCTTTCGCGGCCTGTCGGACCGCGAGTATCGGTGA
- a CDS encoding S8 family serine peptidase, with product MNRIPAVLAAGACCVAFCAGAIGEAVPADDWRHKVDPEVAAPGEAPREFLVVLSEQADLSGSRRLATHAQKTAWVHRRLRETAALTQAPVVEALRAAGAEVRPFWIANFIWARGGHHAVAAAAAHPDVALVEANPPAAPALPVPQARHTDKTVDIPWGILKTRAPEAWAAGARGQGAVVAGADTGYDWDHPALIRQYRGWDGAAATHDHNWHDAVHAAGSSCGADAPEPCDDNGHGTHTMGTMAGDDGAGAVVGMAPAATWIGCRNMNAGWGTPATYMECLQWFVAPTDGAGQDPDPARAPHVINNSYSCTASEGCSDPAALLLAVENVRAAGIFMAVSAGNSGPACGSVYDPPAIYDAVFTVGSADGDDVAASSSSRGPVTRDDSNRLKPDIAAPGVSVTSCLPGAGYGVMSGTSMAAPHVAGLVALVISANPDTAGDVDWLEALIARSAVGLINAQDCEGFSGGDIPNAIYGHGRIDALAAVVAARSDLDRDGRLTAADPPLLARSLAGNPTTPAAGRSSGDRDGDGRPTVADLLRLRLDLAK from the coding sequence ATGAACAGAATCCCGGCTGTGCTGGCCGCCGGCGCCTGCTGCGTGGCGTTCTGCGCCGGTGCGATCGGCGAGGCCGTCCCTGCGGACGACTGGCGGCACAAGGTGGATCCGGAGGTGGCGGCGCCGGGCGAGGCGCCGCGGGAGTTCCTGGTGGTACTGTCGGAGCAGGCCGACCTGTCCGGCTCCCGCCGGCTGGCCACCCACGCGCAGAAGACGGCGTGGGTGCATCGCCGGCTCCGCGAGACGGCGGCGCTCACCCAGGCCCCGGTGGTGGAAGCGCTCCGCGCCGCGGGAGCCGAGGTGCGGCCGTTCTGGATCGCCAATTTCATCTGGGCCCGCGGCGGTCACCACGCGGTGGCGGCGGCGGCCGCGCACCCCGACGTGGCGCTGGTCGAGGCCAATCCGCCGGCGGCGCCGGCGTTGCCGGTCCCGCAAGCGCGGCACACGGACAAGACCGTCGATATCCCGTGGGGGATCCTGAAGACGCGCGCACCCGAAGCGTGGGCGGCCGGCGCCCGCGGACAGGGCGCCGTTGTGGCGGGCGCCGACACCGGCTATGACTGGGATCACCCGGCGCTGATCCGCCAATACCGCGGCTGGGACGGCGCCGCCGCGACGCACGACCACAACTGGCACGACGCGGTGCACGCGGCGGGCAGCTCCTGCGGCGCCGACGCGCCCGAACCGTGTGACGACAACGGCCACGGCACCCACACCATGGGCACCATGGCGGGCGACGACGGCGCGGGCGCGGTGGTGGGCATGGCGCCGGCGGCCACCTGGATCGGTTGCCGGAACATGAACGCAGGCTGGGGGACGCCGGCCACCTACATGGAGTGTCTGCAGTGGTTCGTCGCCCCCACCGACGGGGCGGGGCAGGATCCCGATCCGGCCCGGGCGCCCCACGTGATCAACAACTCGTACAGCTGCACCGCGTCGGAGGGGTGCAGCGATCCGGCGGCGCTGCTGCTGGCGGTGGAAAACGTCCGCGCCGCGGGAATCTTCATGGCCGTGTCGGCGGGCAACTCGGGCCCGGCCTGCGGCTCGGTGTATGATCCGCCGGCCATTTACGACGCGGTGTTCACCGTGGGATCCGCCGACGGCGACGACGTGGCCGCCTCATCCAGCAGCCGGGGGCCGGTGACCCGCGACGACAGCAACCGGCTCAAGCCCGACATCGCCGCGCCCGGCGTCAGCGTTACGTCGTGCCTGCCGGGCGCCGGGTACGGGGTGATGTCCGGCACCAGCATGGCGGCCCCCCACGTGGCGGGGCTCGTGGCGCTGGTGATCAGCGCCAACCCCGACACCGCCGGCGACGTGGACTGGCTGGAGGCGCTCATCGCCCGGTCGGCCGTGGGTCTGATCAACGCGCAGGACTGCGAGGGATTTTCCGGGGGGGACATCCCCAACGCGATTTACGGCCATGGGCGGATCGACGCTCTGGCGGCGGTGGTCGCCGCCCGCTCCGACCTGGACCGCGACGGCCGGCTGACGGCGGCCGATCCGCCGTTGCTCGCCCGCTCGCTGGCGGGCAACCCCACGACGCCGGCCGCGGGTCGCAGCTCCGGTGATCGGGACGGCGACGGCCGCCCCACCGTGGCCGACCTGCTCCGGCTGCGGCTCGACCTGGCGAAGTAG
- the mutM gene encoding bifunctional DNA-formamidopyrimidine glycosylase/DNA-(apurinic or apyrimidinic site) lyase, whose protein sequence is MPELPEVETVVRGLQGAVAGRVITGVTVRWPRAVRPSAAAVARGLPGRRVTALSRRGKYLIFHLDRGALLIHLKMSGNLQVVPAGECRSRHAHTVFALDNGCELRFEDPRKFGRVYLADDPVEVVGRLGPEPLPATFSAGDFRALFRGRRGRLKPLLLNQEFIAGIGNIYADESCFGARLDPRRRVETLGDAELGRLYRSIRRALRRGIMLGGASLDHVFRGGRFQDEFRVYGRTGQPCPACGATIRRVVLGGRSTHFCPRCQR, encoded by the coding sequence ATGCCGGAGCTGCCCGAAGTGGAAACCGTGGTCCGCGGCCTGCAGGGGGCCGTGGCGGGCCGCGTCATCACCGGAGTCACGGTCCGTTGGCCCCGGGCGGTCCGGCCGTCGGCCGCGGCGGTGGCGCGCGGCTTGCCGGGCCGGCGGGTGACGGCGCTGTCCCGCCGCGGCAAGTACCTCATCTTCCACCTGGACCGCGGCGCCCTGCTGATCCATCTCAAGATGAGCGGCAACCTGCAGGTGGTCCCCGCCGGCGAGTGCCGCAGCCGGCACGCGCACACCGTGTTCGCCCTGGACAACGGATGCGAGCTCCGGTTCGAGGACCCGCGCAAGTTCGGCCGCGTCTACCTCGCGGACGATCCCGTCGAGGTGGTGGGGCGGCTGGGCCCGGAGCCGCTGCCGGCCACCTTTTCCGCCGGCGATTTCCGCGCCCTGTTCCGCGGCCGGCGGGGCCGCCTCAAGCCGTTGCTGCTGAACCAGGAGTTCATCGCCGGGATCGGCAACATCTACGCCGACGAGAGCTGTTTCGGCGCGCGGCTCGATCCCCGGCGCCGGGTGGAAACCCTGGGCGACGCCGAGCTGGGCCGTCTCTACCGCTCCATCCGCCGGGCCCTGCGTCGGGGGATCATGCTGGGCGGCGCCAGCCTCGACCATGTCTTCCGGGGCGGCCGCTTTCAGGACGAGTTCCGGGTGTACGGCCGCACCGGCCAGCCGTGTCCCGCCTGCGGTGCGACCATCCGCCGCGTGGTGCTCGGGGGGCGCTCCACACACTTCTGTCCCCGCTGCCAGCGGTGA
- a CDS encoding VWA domain-containing protein gives MRRISHLALIICIAALAASFAPADGLIIAPHPHPGPGQPYAFAPLAVKYHHVTVTITDQVAVTEVDQSFFNPTSARLEGTYIFPIPAGAQIDRFAMDIDGKMTEAELLDAAKARQVYEDIVRRMRDPALMEYAGQGLFKVRIFPIEPRSDKRVRLSYTQVLRQESGLVEYVYPLNTEKFSAQPVGSVSVKVALSSTHDLQSVYSPSHPVEVRRPDARHAVAGYETSNARPDTDFQLFYSTRPDGDVGLSLLASRNGDDTDGGYFLLLASPSVRLAGEQIVQKDVVFVLDTSGSMADGGKLDQAKRALQFCLQNLNAGDRFEIVRFATEAEPLFSRLAPADADHLAKAAAFVKELKPIGGTAIEDALAAALTPAAGAGAADRPYVVVFLTDGKPTIGSTDEKQILDRARSAAGGRAVRVFCFGIGTDINTKLLDRLAEETRAASQYVLPSEDIEVKVSNFYAKISMPVLANPRLEVSGPVKIAKTYPTALPDLFKGEQLVLFGRYTGSGAATVKLSGSVNGRARTFTYAAEFPARDAAHGFIARLWATRRVGFLLDQIRLHGESAELRDEVTRLARLYGIVTPYTAYLIVEDESRRNVPVTSRTLQAIDGDEKLVTETRRRYKEMKDESSGAGVVGGVQSNSTLKQAEVVSAPAEANDHARKGYAGTAAPERTRVDQAISAQASRFIAGRNFFQNGSQWIDANVQAKPGARRVQVKFNSAEYFDLMGKHPSMPQWLSVGRNVQVALDDTVYEIVE, from the coding sequence ATGAGACGCATTTCCCACCTCGCCCTGATCATCTGCATCGCCGCACTGGCGGCCAGTTTCGCCCCGGCCGACGGGCTCATCATCGCCCCGCACCCGCATCCGGGCCCGGGTCAGCCGTACGCATTCGCGCCGCTGGCCGTCAAGTACCACCACGTCACCGTCACGATCACCGACCAGGTGGCCGTGACCGAAGTGGACCAGTCATTCTTCAATCCCACGTCCGCCCGGCTGGAGGGGACGTACATCTTCCCGATCCCCGCGGGCGCCCAGATCGACCGCTTCGCCATGGATATCGACGGCAAGATGACCGAGGCGGAACTGCTCGACGCCGCCAAGGCGCGGCAGGTCTACGAGGACATCGTCCGGCGCATGCGCGACCCGGCCCTGATGGAGTACGCCGGGCAGGGGCTGTTCAAGGTGCGCATCTTCCCCATCGAGCCGCGCAGCGACAAGCGCGTGCGCCTGAGCTACACCCAGGTGCTGCGCCAGGAGAGCGGGCTGGTGGAGTATGTCTATCCGCTGAACACCGAGAAGTTCTCCGCCCAGCCCGTCGGCAGCGTCTCCGTCAAGGTGGCGTTGAGCAGCACCCACGACCTGCAGTCGGTCTACTCGCCCAGCCACCCCGTGGAGGTGCGCCGCCCCGACGCCCGCCATGCCGTGGCCGGCTATGAGACCAGCAACGCGCGGCCCGACACCGACTTCCAGCTCTTCTACTCCACCCGGCCCGACGGAGACGTGGGTCTGAGTCTCCTCGCCAGCCGGAACGGCGACGACACCGACGGCGGCTACTTCCTGCTTCTGGCGTCGCCCTCCGTCCGGCTCGCCGGCGAGCAGATCGTCCAGAAGGACGTGGTGTTCGTCCTGGACACCTCCGGCTCCATGGCCGACGGCGGCAAGCTGGACCAAGCCAAGCGGGCGCTCCAGTTCTGCCTGCAGAACCTCAACGCCGGCGATCGCTTCGAGATCGTCCGCTTCGCCACCGAAGCCGAGCCGCTCTTCAGCCGGCTGGCCCCGGCGGACGCGGACCATCTGGCCAAAGCCGCCGCCTTCGTGAAGGAGCTCAAGCCCATCGGCGGCACCGCCATCGAGGACGCCCTGGCCGCGGCGCTCACCCCCGCGGCGGGCGCGGGCGCCGCCGACCGGCCGTACGTGGTGGTGTTCCTCACCGACGGCAAGCCCACCATCGGCAGCACCGACGAGAAGCAGATCCTGGACCGGGCCCGCTCGGCCGCAGGCGGACGGGCGGTGCGGGTGTTCTGCTTCGGCATCGGCACCGACATCAACACCAAGCTGCTCGACCGCCTGGCCGAGGAGACCCGCGCCGCCAGCCAGTACGTGCTGCCCAGCGAGGACATCGAGGTCAAGGTGTCCAACTTCTACGCCAAGATCAGCATGCCCGTGCTGGCCAATCCCAGGCTGGAAGTGTCCGGCCCCGTGAAGATCGCCAAGACCTATCCCACCGCGCTGCCCGATTTGTTCAAGGGCGAGCAACTGGTGCTGTTCGGCCGCTACACCGGCAGCGGCGCCGCCACGGTGAAGCTGAGCGGCTCCGTCAACGGCCGCGCCCGCACCTTCACCTACGCGGCCGAGTTCCCCGCCCGCGACGCGGCGCACGGCTTCATCGCCCGCCTGTGGGCCACGCGCCGGGTGGGCTTCCTGCTGGACCAGATCCGCCTGCACGGCGAGAGCGCCGAACTGCGCGACGAGGTCACCCGCCTGGCCCGCCTCTACGGCATCGTCACCCCCTACACCGCCTACCTCATCGTCGAGGATGAGAGCCGGCGCAACGTCCCGGTGACCAGCCGCACCCTGCAGGCCATCGACGGAGACGAGAAGCTGGTCACCGAAACCCGCCGCCGCTACAAGGAGATGAAGGACGAGTCCAGCGGCGCCGGAGTGGTGGGCGGCGTCCAGTCGAACAGCACCCTGAAGCAGGCCGAGGTCGTCTCCGCCCCGGCGGAGGCCAACGATCACGCCCGCAAGGGTTATGCCGGGACCGCCGCCCCGGAGCGCACGCGGGTGGACCAGGCGATCAGCGCCCAGGCCAGCCGCTTCATCGCCGGCCGCAACTTCTTCCAGAACGGCAGCCAGTGGATCGACGCCAACGTCCAGGCCAAGCCCGGCGCCCGGCGCGTCCAGGTCAAGTTCAACTCCGCCGAATACTTCGACCTGATGGGCAAGCACCCCAGCATGCCGCAGTGGCTTTCGGTGGGCCGCAACGTCCAGGTCGCACTCGACGATACGGTCTACGAAATCGTGGAATGA